A genomic segment from Nocardia cyriacigeorgica GUH-2 encodes:
- a CDS encoding ESX secretion-associated protein EspG, which produces MSWTFTPDEFAHIWRETDQDRHPYPLRILETPRTEREADALRAELATRLPLGADPDLSACLRILAAPHTRIVAVGGGHTAGSEIRLLAAAVFDRGVLAVQEPGRTADFGGQVRISIGHSAKLGARIAALLPKTPAGREPARAAAVEAIRDDEVVIATDRAALPIRRLLLTPHTAEGHIRIEARLDRPTPPAPVHYTWIDVAGDGRYLIKAGETVHIVPAGSEQLAAQLQKRVPS; this is translated from the coding sequence GTGAGTTGGACGTTCACCCCGGACGAGTTCGCCCATATCTGGCGCGAAACCGATCAGGACCGGCATCCATACCCCTTGCGCATCCTGGAGACCCCGCGCACCGAACGCGAGGCCGACGCGCTGCGCGCCGAACTCGCCACCCGCCTGCCGCTGGGCGCGGACCCCGATCTGTCGGCCTGCCTGCGCATCCTCGCCGCCCCGCACACCCGAATCGTCGCCGTCGGCGGCGGGCACACCGCAGGCAGCGAAATCCGGCTGCTGGCCGCCGCTGTTTTCGACCGCGGCGTACTCGCGGTCCAGGAACCCGGGCGCACAGCGGACTTCGGCGGGCAGGTGCGGATATCGATCGGGCACAGCGCCAAACTCGGCGCCCGCATCGCCGCCCTGCTGCCCAAGACACCCGCGGGCCGCGAACCGGCGCGCGCCGCGGCGGTCGAGGCCATCCGCGATGACGAAGTCGTCATCGCGACCGACCGGGCCGCGCTGCCGATCCGGCGGCTGCTGCTCACCCCGCACACCGCCGAAGGGCATATCCGCATCGAAGCGCGCCTGGACCGGCCGACACCGCCCGCCCCCGTGCACTACACCTGGATCGACGTCGCCGGCGACGGCCGCTACCTCATCAAGGCCGGTGAGACCGTGCACATCGTGCCCGCCGGCAGCGAACAATTGGCCGCGCAACTCCAGAAGCGGGTGCCTTCCTGA
- a CDS encoding phosphoenolpyruvate synthase translates to MQLLGPWTDSTAISASAGGKARGLHLLHNSGFAVPEWTVLGTDVFDAFAAGADLNEQIAQFAAADTPEAAAAAGAAVRSAIETAELPAEVTALIGEGYRRLGSVPIAVRSSVSAEDGPAHSYAGQFDSYLNVDGEDAVLRQVRACWASAFSQRAIQYAFAHDQPRVAAVAVVLQRLVPARVSGVMFTANPASGAPDELVISAVYGLGEGLVSGAVDADSVVVDRAGAVLETVIGDKDRAFLPDAAGGSVPGEVDAERRVRLALSDAEIAGLAELGRKLEAALGAPQDIEWAIDDDGIWFLQARPITTALAAPADRALAETALIRGAGEDVPDGETRIWDNSNIIESFSGLTSPLTYTTAADIYGRVYRGYAESLQVPPAQLRQTDAWTPVLLGYFHGRVYYNLLHWYRMVGIAPGYPLNRKVLEAALGVDEPLPDDIAKTLRPYTFDSTAARIRSRTITTVTYLRRLFGIDAMVEQFLTEFYRVYDEYEALDYTTLTGEQAYAAYRKVDADLVRRWGPLMVLDAILLTCTGAMFLLTKLFLPKAPEWFLYAVVGPGADVESAEPARALTAMAETVHADPDLTALINSTEPQQIYRQLYANDTYAAFRAEVDAYIDRYGYRSLDELKLETPDLREDPASLFVMLRSALGRVGQAGQQPDRAAEADAYLDAHLTGFRRRIYERLRAKVSRSAAHRERLRFCRTRAFGMVKRMIRVMGRDLAARGVIDEFSDVFYLTVQELRGSYEGADTGDYRALVAARKVQRAKDAGLVAPARFSTVGSTFGRQELASQGWVPVTDTPPATPGTVLAGTPSSSGVVEGGAVVVDEPRDVAGGILIAYRTDPGWVAALPSASALVIERGSPLTHVAIVARELGVPTVVQVKDITKRIRTGMRIRVDGTTGTVTVLSGEESGDA, encoded by the coding sequence GTGCAGCTGCTCGGACCGTGGACCGACTCGACGGCCATCTCGGCCTCGGCAGGGGGTAAGGCCCGCGGATTGCACCTGCTGCACAACAGTGGCTTCGCGGTGCCGGAGTGGACGGTGCTCGGCACCGATGTCTTCGACGCGTTCGCCGCCGGTGCGGACCTGAACGAGCAGATCGCGCAGTTCGCCGCCGCCGACACACCCGAGGCGGCCGCGGCGGCGGGCGCGGCAGTGCGGTCGGCGATCGAGACCGCCGAGCTGCCCGCCGAGGTCACCGCCCTGATCGGCGAAGGGTATCGCCGCCTCGGCAGCGTGCCGATCGCGGTGCGTTCCTCGGTGTCCGCCGAGGACGGCCCCGCGCATTCCTATGCCGGTCAATTCGATTCGTATCTCAACGTCGACGGCGAGGACGCGGTGCTGCGCCAGGTGCGCGCCTGCTGGGCGTCGGCGTTCTCGCAGCGCGCGATCCAGTACGCGTTCGCCCACGATCAGCCCAGGGTGGCGGCCGTCGCCGTGGTGTTGCAGCGGCTGGTGCCTGCCCGGGTCAGCGGGGTCATGTTCACCGCGAACCCGGCCAGTGGTGCGCCCGACGAGCTGGTGATCAGCGCCGTGTACGGCCTGGGTGAGGGTCTGGTGTCGGGTGCGGTGGACGCCGATTCGGTGGTCGTGGATCGCGCGGGTGCGGTGCTCGAGACCGTCATCGGGGACAAGGACCGCGCCTTCCTGCCCGATGCGGCCGGCGGCTCGGTGCCCGGCGAGGTCGATGCCGAGCGCCGCGTACGCCTGGCACTGTCCGACGCCGAGATCGCCGGTCTCGCCGAGCTCGGCCGCAAGCTCGAGGCCGCGCTTGGCGCACCGCAAGACATCGAATGGGCCATCGACGACGACGGCATCTGGTTCCTGCAGGCCCGCCCCATCACCACCGCGCTGGCCGCGCCGGCCGATCGGGCACTGGCCGAGACCGCACTGATCCGCGGCGCCGGTGAGGACGTGCCCGACGGCGAGACCCGGATCTGGGACAACTCGAACATCATCGAAAGTTTCAGCGGTCTCACCTCGCCACTGACCTACACCACCGCCGCCGACATCTACGGTCGTGTTTACCGCGGTTACGCCGAATCGCTGCAGGTGCCGCCCGCGCAGTTGCGCCAGACCGATGCGTGGACGCCGGTACTGCTCGGCTACTTCCACGGCCGCGTGTACTACAACCTGCTGCACTGGTATCGCATGGTCGGTATCGCGCCCGGCTATCCGCTCAACCGCAAAGTGCTCGAGGCCGCCCTCGGGGTGGACGAACCGCTGCCCGACGACATCGCGAAAACCTTGCGGCCCTACACCTTCGACTCGACCGCCGCGCGGATCCGCTCGCGCACGATCACCACCGTCACCTATCTGCGCAGGCTGTTCGGCATCGACGCGATGGTCGAGCAGTTCCTCACCGAGTTCTACCGCGTCTATGACGAGTACGAGGCCCTCGACTACACCACCCTCACCGGTGAGCAGGCCTACGCCGCCTACCGCAAGGTCGACGCCGATCTGGTGCGGCGATGGGGCCCGCTCATGGTGCTCGACGCCATCCTGCTCACCTGCACCGGCGCGATGTTCCTGCTCACCAAGCTGTTCCTGCCGAAGGCGCCGGAATGGTTCCTGTACGCGGTGGTCGGGCCCGGTGCGGATGTGGAGTCGGCGGAGCCGGCGCGGGCGTTGACGGCGATGGCCGAAACCGTGCACGCCGATCCGGATCTGACCGCGCTCATCAATTCGACCGAGCCGCAACAGATCTACCGGCAGCTGTATGCCAACGACACCTATGCGGCGTTCCGGGCCGAGGTCGATGCCTACATCGACCGATACGGCTACCGCAGCCTGGACGAGTTGAAATTGGAAACCCCGGATCTGCGCGAGGATCCGGCGAGCCTGTTCGTCATGCTGCGCAGTGCGCTGGGCCGGGTGGGCCAGGCCGGGCAGCAGCCCGATCGCGCCGCCGAAGCCGACGCCTACCTCGACGCACACCTCACCGGTTTCCGCAGACGAATCTATGAACGTCTGCGCGCCAAGGTTTCTCGCAGCGCCGCGCACCGCGAGCGGTTGCGGTTCTGCCGCACCAGAGCGTTCGGCATGGTGAAGCGGATGATCCGGGTGATGGGCCGCGATCTCGCCGCGCGCGGGGTGATCGACGAGTTCTCCGACGTCTTCTATCTCACCGTGCAGGAGCTGCGCGGTAGCTACGAGGGTGCCGACACCGGCGACTACCGCGCACTGGTGGCTGCGCGAAAGGTGCAGCGCGCCAAGGACGCCGGGCTGGTGGCGCCCGCGCGCTTCAGCACCGTCGGGTCCACCTTCGGCAGGCAGGAACTGGCTTCCCAGGGCTGGGTTCCCGTCACCGATACCCCGCCCGCGACCCCGGGTACGGTCCTGGCAGGCACGCCGTCATCATCCGGTGTGGTCGAGGGCGGCGCGGTTGTGGTAGACGAGCCCCGTGACGTCGCCGGTGGCATCCTGATCGCCTACCGCACCGACCCCGGATGGGTGGCGGCGCTGCCGTCCGCGTCGGCGCTGGTGATCGAGCGGGGCAGCCCGCTCACCCACGTCGCGATCGTGGCGCGTGAGCTCGGCGTGCCGACGGTCGTGCAGGTCAAAGACATCACCAAGCGGATACGGACGGGAATGCGGATACGGGTGGACGGAACCACGGGGACTGTGACGGTGCTGTCCGGAGAGGAATCCGGCGATGCGTGA